A DNA window from Brassica napus cultivar Da-Ae chromosome A4, Da-Ae, whole genome shotgun sequence contains the following coding sequences:
- the LOC106444942 gene encoding protein TIME FOR COFFEE isoform X1 has product MDNSREARRSSSTTSMAASNGVTKRRQRFSESSGGQEGRDPESVNRSKRRRSERFARRDVEEDSSDESMGEDDDDVKHSYRRKSFPASRIADGMIGVPVPRKARSACIKRSHDCRTSSGSGGGGFGEDRRGSPGFEVASPSSSTVSVKQKNKFPRCGPKSGIPKPPKSSGAMEDDLEIEIAEVLSGLKQQHPHRSKIQDESENPLLSSEVKDLKTEVGDDSSQGCKAEHSPNIDKSTNGVTSSPLPDVHKEKQVRQETPSVLEDSVASKGVLEGSQLENYRDERSHSASKLQIDLMVPPTAPSSSESLSLLPLSSHSIAAKDCCKQDGSVKSKEKIVVEKSECLNLGLERLSQETTGRDSSLRLHNLDRSQPQPAKSAQQSSVLPLAAAVGGLPSGLPHQGIGRYVPLMQKGKPVDGESYTCAQGASFSASQPRPKRCATHFFIARNIQLHQHFVKSNHLPQPNKDSVYLNGGDLRATAGNPSLVGSPPILSLNSQAQDRFVVKASESGHFASTRQRKPQPPSASSSIVPAQAFIFPTNHHLQPVISPSKSSRPTNNSPCVAVGTASVNFNHPSSSACEASSPYFTVLPNSAYSFQLSSTIRDGTPSQALPFFNGSFYSPQMFQPSQVLQNQTQGQREPKAASCSSSSHRQLQPQVSVNSVSSQANVQKHRQQSQKSEAKSAGDNSDSRGSHTHKGGPYGQIMTAPMHPQNFSMSFASSAGGSAPANLNFSTNGYQFVSAAPVVHHKKHQAGDSKTGGGSCSSHAEDQKKTLTGRTPAMNGQTLVFDNPSRTLNFVSGTWPPPAATTMSGDPSVFTHHLTQRQHHSGRSKTMTHSQADSVTAKSSQRKNPATSSLTSCNSLDLEQFQSQQQIRTHGQTQISFEAPSKSQQKRSGGGSSSAVTGSAPHEKAAKPKVNNSKALPLSPVPSSAAHAQDPAENSASGSTQKSSPVCGRNVPPIITSCPGHLSELKY; this is encoded by the exons ATGGATAATTCGAGGGAAGCTCGAAGATCATCATCGACCACCTCCATGGCTGCTTCAAATGGAGTAACAAAACGGAGACAAAGATTCTCAG AGAGTAGTGGTGGGCAGGAGGGGAGAGATCCGGAGTCGGTGAATCGGAGTAAGAGGAGACGGAGTGAAAGGTTCGCGCGGAGAGATGTAGAAGAAGATAGCTCGGATGAGAGTATGGGAGAGGATGACGACGACGTAAAGCATAGTTATCGAAGGAAGAGCTTCCCGGCAAGTCGTATCGCCGATGGAATGATCGGCGTACCCGTCCCAAGAAAGGCTCGTTCAG CATGTATAAAGAGGTCGCATGACTGCCGGACATCGTCGGGAAGCGGTGGTGGCGGATTTGGAGAAGACCGCCGAGGATCTCCGGGCTTCGAAGTTGCCTCACCCTCTTCTTCTACTGTTTCCGTCAAGCAGAAGAACAAGTTTCCCCGTTGCGGACCCAAATCCGGGATACCGAAGCCACCTAAATCCTCCGGTGCGATGGAAGACGACTTGGAGATTGAGATAGCTGAGGTTCTATCCGGACTGAAGCAACAACACCCTCACCGCTCTAAGATACAAGACGAATCGGAGAATCCCCTTTTATCATCGGAGGTTAAAG ATTTGAAAACGGAAGTTGGTGATGATTCTTCCCAAGGTTGTAAAGCTGAGCACTCACCCAACATTGATAAGTCCACTAACGGAGTAACATCGTCTCCACTCCCCGATGTTCACAAGGAGAAACAAGTCAGACAAGAAACCCCCAGCGTGTTGGAAGATTCTGTCGCATCAAAAGG GGTATTGGAGGGTTCACAACTGGAAAACTATAGAGACGAGAGGAGTCATTCTGCTAGTAAGCTCCAGATTGATCTCATG GTTCCTCCAACAGCTCCTTCCTCGTCAGAAAGcctttctcttcttcctttgtCCTCTCATTCTATTGCTGCCAAAGATTGTTGCAAG CAAGATGGTTCGGTCAAGAGCAAAGAGAAGATTGTTGTCGAGAAAAGCGAATGCTTGAATCTTGGTCTGGAGAGACTGAGCCAAGAGACCACCGGCAGAGATTCTAGCCTTAGATTACATAATTTGGATCGGAGCCAACCTCAGCCGGCTAAATCTG CTCAGCAGAGTTCAGTCTTACCTTTGGCTGCAGCTGTAGGAGGCTTGCCTAGTGGCCTTCCTCATCAGGG cattgGCAGATACGTTCCATTGATGCAGAAGGGTAAACCTGTGGATGGTGAATCTTACACATGTGCGCAG GGTGCTTCATTTTCTGCTTCTCAGCCTAGGCCTAAAAGGTGCGCCACACACTTTTTCATTGCCCGGAATATTCAGCTACATCAGCACTTTGTCAAATCAAACCATCTTCCTCAGCCAAACAAAGATTCTGTTTATCTGAATGGTGGTGACTTGAGGGCAACCGCTGGAAACCCATCCTTGGTAGGAAGCCCTCCTATTCTCAGTTTAAACTCACAGGCACAAGACAGATTCGTGGTTAAAGCCTCTGAAAGTGGTCATTTTGCTTCAACCAGACAGAGAAAACCTCAACCACCCTCTGCATCTAGTAGTATAGTG CCTGCTCAAGCTTTCATCTTCCCAACAAACCACCATTTGCAACCGGTCATTTCACCTTCGAAGTCATCTCGTCCAACAAATAATAGTCCGTGTGTGGCTGTCGGTACAGCATCTGTTAATTTTAACCATCCAAGTTCATCAGCCTGCGAAGCTTCTTCTCCATACTTTACAGTTCTTCCGAACAGTGCATATTCCTTTCAACTGTCTTCAACCATCAGAGATGGGACTCCAAGCCAAGCGTTGCCTTTCTTCAATGGGTCCTTTTATTCGCCGCAAATGTTCCAACCTTCCCAGGTTCTGCAGAATCAGACTCAAGGCCAGAGAGAGCCAAAGGCAGCAAGCTGTTCCTCATCATCCCATAGGCAACTACAACCGCAAGTTAGTGTGAATAGCGTTTCAAGCCAAGCTAATGTTCAGAAACACCGTCAACAATCTCAAAAGTCTGAGGCCAAATCTGCTGGAGATAACTCAGATTCAAGGGGCAGCCATACTCATAAAGGAGGGCCATATGGCCAGATCATGACTGCTCCTATGCACCCACAAAACTTTTCCATGTCATTTGCCTCTTCCGCCGGTGGTTCTGCCCCTGCAAATCTGAATTTCTCTACCAATGGCTACCAGTTCGTATCTGCAGCTCCCGTTGTTCACCACAAAAAACATCAGGCAGGTGACTCAAAGACTGGAGGTGGAAGCTGTTCAAGTCATGCCGAGGACCAGAAAAAGACTCTTACTGGGAGGACTCCAGCTATGAATGGACAGACGCTGGTTTTTGACAATCCATCGAGAACCCTCAACTTTGTTTCTGGTACTTGGCCTCCTCCTGCAGCCACAACGATGAGTGGAGATCCTTCAGTGTTTACCCATCATCTTACGCAGAGGCAGCATCATTCTGGTCGGAGTAAAACGATGACTCATTCTCAGGCCGACTCTGTTACCGCCAAGTCATCTCAGCGGAAAAACCCTGCAACCTCATCACTCACGTCTTGCAATTCCTTAGACCTCGAGCAGTTCCAGTCTCAGCAGCAGATAAGAACACACGGACAGACTCAGATTTCTTTTGAAGCACCATCAAAGTCGCAACAGAAAAGATCTGGTGGTGGCTCTTCTTCTGCAGTCACAGGGTCTGCTCCACATGAAAAAGCAGCAAAACCAAAGGTCAACAACAGCAAAGCCTTGCCGTTATCACCTGTTCCTTCTTCAGCTGCACACGCACAGGACCCGGCAGAGAATTCAGCTTCTGGCTCGACCCAAAAAAGCTCTCCAGTTTGTGGGAGGAACGTGCCACCAATCATAACTTCTTGCCCTGGTCACCTTTCTGAGCTAAAGTACTAG
- the LOC106444941 gene encoding ribosome-recycling factor, chloroplastic: protein MAASTAQSIPILRFRANDSKSLVSLPGSCLRVMASDKASSARAIACSLRSDIPWLGAGVKLSGGGVPVVKRSLQKRVVIRSATIEEIEAEKSAIEKDVKAKMEKTIETLRTSFNSIRTGRANVAMLDKIEVEYYGSPVSLKSIAQISTPDGTSLLLQPYDKSSLKAIEKAIVNSDLGVTPNNDGDVIRLSLPPLTSERRKELTKVVAKQSEEGKVALRNIRRDALKSYDKLEKEKKLSEDNVKDLSSDLQKLIDTYMKKVEELSKQKEKELLKV from the exons ATGGCGGCTTCCACTGCTCAGAGCATACCGATTCTTCGATTCAGAGCCAATGATTCAAAGTCCCTCGTCTCTCTGCCAG GTTCGTGTTTGAGGGTTATGGCTTCGGACAAGGCTTCCTCTGCACGCGCAATTGCGTGTTCTTTAAGGAGCGACATTCCTTGGCTCGGTGCGGGAGTTAAGCTCTCCGGTGGTGGTGTCCCCGTTGTCAAGCGGTCACTACAAAAGAG AGTGGTGATAAGGTCTGCAACTATTGAAGAGATAGAGGCTGAGAAATCTGCTATTGAGAAGGATGTT AAAGCAAAGATGGAGAAGACGATTGAAACGCTTAGGACTAGTTTCAACTCCATAAGGACCGGGAGAGCCAATGTAGCTATGCTTGACAAGATTGAGGTGGAGTACTATGGAAGTCCAGTGAGTCTGAAAAGCATTGCCCAAATCAGTACCCCCgatggtacttctcttttgcTCCAGCCTTATGACAAATCTAG CTTGAAGGCTATAGAAAAGGCCATTGTCAATTCTGATCTTGGAGTCACTCCTAATAACGATGGTGATGTCATTCGCTTGTCCTTGCCTCCCCTCACTTCTGAGCGACGAAAG GAACTAACAAAGGTTGTAGCCAAACAGTCTGAAGAAGGGAAG GTTGCACTGAGAAACATAAGGAGAGATGCCTTGAAGTCTTATGATAAACTCGAGAAG GAGAAGAAGCTGTCAGAAGACAACGTGAAGGATTTGTCAAGCGATTTGCAG AAACTAATTGACACATACATGAAGAAGGTAGAGGAGCTCTCCAAACAGAAAGAGAAG GAATTGTTGAAGGTGTAA
- the LOC106444940 gene encoding probable inactive patatin-like protein 9, which translates to MEMDLSKVTLDIFTKLEQKWLSHCDTTRKTRILSIDGGGTTAIAAGASIVHLEDQIRLQTGDPHAQISDFFDIVAGTGIGGILAALLVADDGSGRPMFTAREAVKFVEEKNSELFEIRHTGVFRRSRRYSGSSMERVLQAAFRREDGKVLTMKDTCKPLLVPCYDLKTSAPFVFSRAGASESPSFDFELWKVCRATSATPSMFKPVNVVSVDGKTSCSAVDGGLVMNNPSAAAVTHVLHNKRDFPSVNGVDDLLVLSIGNGSSSTPGRKLQRNGDCSTSCLVDIVLDGVSDTVDQMLGNAFCWNRTDYVRIQVSGLTSGGDGIVGPRKTAEELLKERGVETAPFGGKRLLTETNGERIECFVQRLVASSLPPSPCKESAVNPLADGR; encoded by the exons ATGGAGATGGATCTGAGCAAGGTCACTCTTGACATTTTCACGAAGCTTGAACAGAAATGGCTCTCCCACTGCGACACCACCAGGAAGACACGCATCCTTAGCATCGACGGTGGTGGAACCACTGCCATTGCCGCCGGAGCTTCTATCGTTCACCTCGAAGACCAGATCCGCCTCCAGACCGGTGACCCTCACGCTCAGATCTCCGATTTCTTCGACATTGTTGCCGGAACCGGAATCGGAGGCATACTCGCCGCCCTGCTCGTCGCCGACGATGGCTCCGGGAGACCGATGTTCACCGCCAGGGAAGCTGTGAAGTTCGTCGAGGAGAAGAACTCGGAGCTATTCGAGATCAGGCACACGGGAGTCTTCAGGAGGAGCCGGAGATACTCCGGGAGCAGCATGGAGAGGGTGCTGCAGGCAGCGTTTCGGAGGGAGGACGGTAAGGTGCTGACGATGAAGGACACGTGTAAGCCTCTCCTCGTTCCCTGCTACGACCTCAAAACCTCTGCACCTTTCGTTTTCTCACGCGCCGGCGCATCCGAGTCGCCGAGCTTCGACTTCGAGCTTTGGAAAGTCTGCCGTGCCACCTCGGCGACTCCCAGCATGTTCAAGCCGGTCAATGTGGTGTCGGTGGACGGAAAGACCTCTTGCTCGGCCGTCGACGGCGGTTTGGTGATGAACAATCCAAGTGCAGCCGCCGTCACGCACGTGCTCCACAACAAACGAGATTTCCCGTCTGTTAACGGCGTCGATGACTTGCTCGTCTTGTCCATAGGAAACGGTTCGTCCTCGACTCCAGGAAGGAAACTTCAGCGTAATGGAGACTGTTCCACGTCATGCCTCGTGGACATCGTGCTTGACGGAGTTTCCGATACCGTTGATCAGATGCTTGGCAACGCTTTCTGCTGGAACCGTACGGACTACGTTAGAATCCAG GTGAGCGGTTTGACTAGCGGCGGAGATGGAATTGTGGGGCCGAGAAAAACGGCGGAGGAGTTGTTGAAAGAGAGAGGTGTGGAAACGGCACCGTTCGGAGGGAAACGGTTACTAACGGAAACAAACGGAGAAAGAATCGAGTGTTTCGTGCAACGCCTTGTTGCTTCTAGCCTCCCTCCAAGTCCTTGCAAGGAATCTGCCGTTAATCCTCTCGCTGACGGCCGTTaa
- the LOC106444942 gene encoding protein TIME FOR COFFEE isoform X2: MDNSREARRSSSTTSMAASNGVTKRRQRFSESSGGQEGRDPESVNRSKRRRSERFARRDVEEDSSDESMGEDDDDVKHSYRRKSFPASRIADGMIGVPVPRKARSACIKRSHDCRTSSGSGGGGFGEDDLEIEIAEVLSGLKQQHPHRSKIQDESENPLLSSEVKDLKTEVGDDSSQGCKAEHSPNIDKSTNGVTSSPLPDVHKEKQVRQETPSVLEDSVASKGVLEGSQLENYRDERSHSASKLQIDLMVPPTAPSSSESLSLLPLSSHSIAAKDCCKQDGSVKSKEKIVVEKSECLNLGLERLSQETTGRDSSLRLHNLDRSQPQPAKSAQQSSVLPLAAAVGGLPSGLPHQGIGRYVPLMQKGKPVDGESYTCAQGASFSASQPRPKRCATHFFIARNIQLHQHFVKSNHLPQPNKDSVYLNGGDLRATAGNPSLVGSPPILSLNSQAQDRFVVKASESGHFASTRQRKPQPPSASSSIVPAQAFIFPTNHHLQPVISPSKSSRPTNNSPCVAVGTASVNFNHPSSSACEASSPYFTVLPNSAYSFQLSSTIRDGTPSQALPFFNGSFYSPQMFQPSQVLQNQTQGQREPKAASCSSSSHRQLQPQVSVNSVSSQANVQKHRQQSQKSEAKSAGDNSDSRGSHTHKGGPYGQIMTAPMHPQNFSMSFASSAGGSAPANLNFSTNGYQFVSAAPVVHHKKHQAGDSKTGGGSCSSHAEDQKKTLTGRTPAMNGQTLVFDNPSRTLNFVSGTWPPPAATTMSGDPSVFTHHLTQRQHHSGRSKTMTHSQADSVTAKSSQRKNPATSSLTSCNSLDLEQFQSQQQIRTHGQTQISFEAPSKSQQKRSGGGSSSAVTGSAPHEKAAKPKVNNSKALPLSPVPSSAAHAQDPAENSASGSTQKSSPVCGRNVPPIITSCPGHLSELKY, encoded by the exons ATGGATAATTCGAGGGAAGCTCGAAGATCATCATCGACCACCTCCATGGCTGCTTCAAATGGAGTAACAAAACGGAGACAAAGATTCTCAG AGAGTAGTGGTGGGCAGGAGGGGAGAGATCCGGAGTCGGTGAATCGGAGTAAGAGGAGACGGAGTGAAAGGTTCGCGCGGAGAGATGTAGAAGAAGATAGCTCGGATGAGAGTATGGGAGAGGATGACGACGACGTAAAGCATAGTTATCGAAGGAAGAGCTTCCCGGCAAGTCGTATCGCCGATGGAATGATCGGCGTACCCGTCCCAAGAAAGGCTCGTTCAG CATGTATAAAGAGGTCGCATGACTGCCGGACATCGTCGGGAAGCGGTGGTGGCGGATTTGGA GAAGACGACTTGGAGATTGAGATAGCTGAGGTTCTATCCGGACTGAAGCAACAACACCCTCACCGCTCTAAGATACAAGACGAATCGGAGAATCCCCTTTTATCATCGGAGGTTAAAG ATTTGAAAACGGAAGTTGGTGATGATTCTTCCCAAGGTTGTAAAGCTGAGCACTCACCCAACATTGATAAGTCCACTAACGGAGTAACATCGTCTCCACTCCCCGATGTTCACAAGGAGAAACAAGTCAGACAAGAAACCCCCAGCGTGTTGGAAGATTCTGTCGCATCAAAAGG GGTATTGGAGGGTTCACAACTGGAAAACTATAGAGACGAGAGGAGTCATTCTGCTAGTAAGCTCCAGATTGATCTCATG GTTCCTCCAACAGCTCCTTCCTCGTCAGAAAGcctttctcttcttcctttgtCCTCTCATTCTATTGCTGCCAAAGATTGTTGCAAG CAAGATGGTTCGGTCAAGAGCAAAGAGAAGATTGTTGTCGAGAAAAGCGAATGCTTGAATCTTGGTCTGGAGAGACTGAGCCAAGAGACCACCGGCAGAGATTCTAGCCTTAGATTACATAATTTGGATCGGAGCCAACCTCAGCCGGCTAAATCTG CTCAGCAGAGTTCAGTCTTACCTTTGGCTGCAGCTGTAGGAGGCTTGCCTAGTGGCCTTCCTCATCAGGG cattgGCAGATACGTTCCATTGATGCAGAAGGGTAAACCTGTGGATGGTGAATCTTACACATGTGCGCAG GGTGCTTCATTTTCTGCTTCTCAGCCTAGGCCTAAAAGGTGCGCCACACACTTTTTCATTGCCCGGAATATTCAGCTACATCAGCACTTTGTCAAATCAAACCATCTTCCTCAGCCAAACAAAGATTCTGTTTATCTGAATGGTGGTGACTTGAGGGCAACCGCTGGAAACCCATCCTTGGTAGGAAGCCCTCCTATTCTCAGTTTAAACTCACAGGCACAAGACAGATTCGTGGTTAAAGCCTCTGAAAGTGGTCATTTTGCTTCAACCAGACAGAGAAAACCTCAACCACCCTCTGCATCTAGTAGTATAGTG CCTGCTCAAGCTTTCATCTTCCCAACAAACCACCATTTGCAACCGGTCATTTCACCTTCGAAGTCATCTCGTCCAACAAATAATAGTCCGTGTGTGGCTGTCGGTACAGCATCTGTTAATTTTAACCATCCAAGTTCATCAGCCTGCGAAGCTTCTTCTCCATACTTTACAGTTCTTCCGAACAGTGCATATTCCTTTCAACTGTCTTCAACCATCAGAGATGGGACTCCAAGCCAAGCGTTGCCTTTCTTCAATGGGTCCTTTTATTCGCCGCAAATGTTCCAACCTTCCCAGGTTCTGCAGAATCAGACTCAAGGCCAGAGAGAGCCAAAGGCAGCAAGCTGTTCCTCATCATCCCATAGGCAACTACAACCGCAAGTTAGTGTGAATAGCGTTTCAAGCCAAGCTAATGTTCAGAAACACCGTCAACAATCTCAAAAGTCTGAGGCCAAATCTGCTGGAGATAACTCAGATTCAAGGGGCAGCCATACTCATAAAGGAGGGCCATATGGCCAGATCATGACTGCTCCTATGCACCCACAAAACTTTTCCATGTCATTTGCCTCTTCCGCCGGTGGTTCTGCCCCTGCAAATCTGAATTTCTCTACCAATGGCTACCAGTTCGTATCTGCAGCTCCCGTTGTTCACCACAAAAAACATCAGGCAGGTGACTCAAAGACTGGAGGTGGAAGCTGTTCAAGTCATGCCGAGGACCAGAAAAAGACTCTTACTGGGAGGACTCCAGCTATGAATGGACAGACGCTGGTTTTTGACAATCCATCGAGAACCCTCAACTTTGTTTCTGGTACTTGGCCTCCTCCTGCAGCCACAACGATGAGTGGAGATCCTTCAGTGTTTACCCATCATCTTACGCAGAGGCAGCATCATTCTGGTCGGAGTAAAACGATGACTCATTCTCAGGCCGACTCTGTTACCGCCAAGTCATCTCAGCGGAAAAACCCTGCAACCTCATCACTCACGTCTTGCAATTCCTTAGACCTCGAGCAGTTCCAGTCTCAGCAGCAGATAAGAACACACGGACAGACTCAGATTTCTTTTGAAGCACCATCAAAGTCGCAACAGAAAAGATCTGGTGGTGGCTCTTCTTCTGCAGTCACAGGGTCTGCTCCACATGAAAAAGCAGCAAAACCAAAGGTCAACAACAGCAAAGCCTTGCCGTTATCACCTGTTCCTTCTTCAGCTGCACACGCACAGGACCCGGCAGAGAATTCAGCTTCTGGCTCGACCCAAAAAAGCTCTCCAGTTTGTGGGAGGAACGTGCCACCAATCATAACTTCTTGCCCTGGTCACCTTTCTGAGCTAAAGTACTAG